CAGTTTCTTCCTCAACTTCACGCAAAGCAGCATCTTTTTTATTTTCCTTTTTTTCTATATGTCCTTTTGGTAAATCCCATTTTCCTTGACGTTTAATAAACAAAACATCACCCGCTTTGTTGTAAACTAAACCGCCAGCAGCTTTTACTACCGGAATTTTAGATTTAAAAAGTTTTAAAAGTACTTTTTCATTTGGATGATATAGCACCGGATTTTTAATTTTGTTCTGAAATATTTTAATGAATAATTGATCTAAATCGATGCTTTCTAATAAAAATATTTCAAAATCTGTTTCTTTTACTACTTTATTAGTTAATAAAAGAGGCTTATCATTTATAAAAACTTTATACATTTGTAGTATGATTTTTAACGACAACACAGCACAGAAAACAGCCGAATTGCTTTTACAAATAAACGCAATTAAACTGAAACCTAAAAATCCTTTTACATGGGCTTCAGGTTGGCAATCTCCAATTTATTGCGACAATCGTATAACGCTTTCGTTTCCAGAAGTTCGCGATTTTTTAAGTAATGAATT
This genomic window from Flavobacterium agricola contains:
- a CDS encoding NUDIX hydrolase, which produces MYKVFINDKPLLLTNKVVKETDFEIFLLESIDLDQLFIKIFQNKIKNPVLYHPNEKVLLKLFKSKIPVVKAAGGLVYNKAGDVLFIKRQGKWDLPKGHIEKKENKKDAALREVEEETGVNQLSIDYKIGKTYHVFKRNGVFKLKQTVWYKMDSGFSGELIPQTEEDIEDVQWIPIEKVSQTAENSYANIRLLLQMNAKKLLKKASKK